TGTTGACTATTTAaattatactcaattttcaaatgtaCTGGATTCTGATTATAGTATGACTTACATTGTTTTTAGCATAACACAGATTATACTAATTATCTAGTTATTACAAGATTATTGATTCatgttataattatgataagcACATAATGTAGTatgatttaataaaaatttgttagtTCTGATACTCAATGAAATATTATGAAAAAAAGATAGGTCTATTACTAATAGTTaatatatcaataataaaaatattttttattcaaactTCACTTTTATAAAGAAAAATTTTGCATTTGCATATAATATCTTTAATGATTTAGATATCAAagcaaaaagaaacaaaatagcTTTTGTTTTTTAGTGCTAATGTAAACAGAATTTTTAAATCAAAAGAATTAAGTACAGAAGTAACTACATAAATGAAATATTGAAACTTACCTTATCATGTGTGTGTCCTGATTGAACCACTTCTTACAAGCATTCAGTGTTAACTACCACTTTCTGAATTGTTTTCTCTGGCTTCCCTTCTATCTTACTAGAGGGGCTTCTCTGTGCTTCACCCCTTTCACCCCATTCTCCACCCAGTATCTATTGAGTTCTGGGATGCTGTGTTGGACCATTATTGATCTGCTAAAACAGGGGAAAGTTCATAAatattatgaaatatttttttcttcaatatttaaatattattatacatatatgcatttctaaatataagtaaaaaaaacAGACAttagttatttaaaataaattaatagtcatctatttttattatttaaacaattttatttcaatGATTGTAATTTAACATaatgtttattttgtataaaacaaaaaaattttcttctataaaaaatgtttacaattgtaaaacatttaaaaaatatatattaaagTAAATAAAAGAATGATTTAATTGAGATATAATTCAACTATCGATAGTTTCATAAACACTATTTATCCGTATTTACATATTTTGAACATAACAGACATTTTGCCAGTATTATAAAAATCTTGTATAAATTGTAATTGATAACAAAATAAAACTTTTCATTAATTAGAATTCTCATAAATATATTAAGTAAAAACACATTTGTTGGAATTGTAAATGTTTATCATATTATTTATACAACTTAAATGGATCATATGAATTTAATTGTACAAAAAATTATTTCGTGGTACAAGTGGTATTTGAAAACCATATAACAAGTATCAACAACAtgaaattttataaattctTTCGAAAACATGATTAAATCCAGTATTCTCAAAGAATGCGCGTGCACATATAAAACATTATTTACTATGTTGTACAAAGAAAATATATATTCCCCAATCATTTATAAAACTTTATATCGCTAACATGCACCCTTTTGTGCACCGTCTTACAAATTACGAtcttttacaaaattttaagGAAGATAAAAGATCATAGTAGCTGCTATAAGAGATAAAATGTTACTTTAGTACCTGTGTCTCATACTGTATAATTAGTTATAAACTAGTGACGTTACCGTTTACATTAGTCTATAACATAGGTATTTTTATTTATGTGTATGGAAATAGGACTACTATTCAATACAGATTGGATGTATAAATACATTATTTCGTGCTATGAACAGTATCCTGAATATTTGTTGAGAAGTTTACTCGCTTCTGCGTTCAGTTTTTCATCTACAACCGGTTGTTCCAAGATTGCCTTTAACAAATCAATTGCGCGGGAGTACTGATTTAAAGCAATATGACACTTGCTAGTATATAATTGAGTATATAGggaattatttccaagttttgcTGCTGTTTCAAAACAAGCAAGTGCTTCTTCATGTGTGGATTTTGGAACTTCAGCAAACAAAGTCGCCGCTACCTGTATTTAATTAAACAGTTTATTAAAAATCAAAAGTAAATTATTTGTTGCTTTCCATAGAATTATTCAATGTTTAAAATCAATAGACAAACCTTTCTTTTGATCCAATTTAAGCTGGCTGTTTCGTATTTAAATCTTCCAAGGAGGTAATGCAATTGAGAATCATGCGGTCGCATTTCTAAGGCCTTTTCAACATAACTTTTAAAACGAACACCATTTTGTATTTGTTCAGCTGTTGGTAAATAATCCCCATTTATGCCTATGAGTATAGCGTACCATTTATATAAGTCAGGATCTTCAATGTTAAGAATtctttcacaatattcaattcctacaataaaaagaaagaaTGTTGGCATTTTTTACATGGTATGTTAAACTAATATTTTATACTTACCTTCAAGAATTATCGTCCTTTTAAGATCTGGATCATCAATGGTTTCTGCATAATCATAACAAGCTTTTGCAAATCTCCATATTACATCTACATTGTCAGGCTGAGATCTTGCCATAGACTGTAGTTTATAATAAATTTCGACATTAAACTCTTCACTGATACCCTTGTCATTCTCCTTAAGAAGTGAATCCAACTGGTTCAGTTCTTCTGAGATCCTGTATCACTGATCATATAATCTCTTCCTTCTACATTTTTAAAAGTAATTTCACTTGCCAAAATGATCAAATTCTAAGTTTCCAAATTAGTACAAGTAACCATGCTTAAATCGTGAATTAAATAGTATTACTGGAATATTCTTAAGATGTTTCTTCAGCAAATGGTTTCACATTTTTACtagaataaattacaaattcTCGTACGTGCTATTCATATAACTTGAACATAATTACATTACATGTATTTATGTTAATAAACCAACCTGTCATTGTCTCCAAGAATGCTCTCACTATCAGAACAATCATAGAATTCATCGTCCCCAATATCAGTGTCTGCTGTTGAAAATGCATCAACATCGGTATCATTATCCGTTACGCTATATGTACTATCATTTGAAGTAACTTTCCGCACAAATTTTCGTTTCTTTTTCTGTTGATTCTGTTGTACTCTTAAAAAAGATAGAAGAACATATTATAAACCTTTCAGtaattgtgaaaataatttaaataacaGCAGTATACAATTCACCCAAAAAATATTACTACCTTAGCGCTTCCAGTTCTGCTTGTAATTCAGCAATCTTCTTATTAGCAGCATTTAGGTTTGTAATCGCTGTGGAATGCTGTTGGTTCTCTAATATTTTATGGTAAATAAAAATACCAGCTGCACTAATAACACCAACGGTTACTCCAATGGCAGCAGCAATTAAATTACTATGTTGTAAATGATTCATTATGCTGTAAATACagacaatattaataaaatatctCTGAAAATATATTTGTTCAAAATCAAATATCTTGTTACATAAGCATCGTATATATTCATAAAGGAAGAATTCTAATTTAATTTCATGTTAAAATATACATATCGGTATAGcattactttttatattttttttcttaagCTGTCTTCTAAATTGCACACGCTTTTCAAGTTCATCGTTTTTAACGACATAATAAGCGTACACACGATAACAACGTTTTATCATTTTGATGAGATAAACACATTTTATTTGAACTTGTGAATATAAAACAAGGTGGTTGTTCTTACTCTTATGTGAAAAAAAACGTTTGCCACACGTCACACAGACCGCATCGTGTACCGGTAACTGAAAGAGCGGTAACGAACTGTACCGTATATCGAATAATACAGTTTATATGGCAAGAAACGAGTCAGtctcattatttaaatattttttctcgATGCCACGACATTTCTTTATACGTTCAAAGtacaagaattatttaaaatcttaataataaattgCAAAGAAACCTTAACATGACATACGTGAATTTGCCAGACGGTTGATTGTATATTACAGACACATAGATAGAATACATATGTATCATATGCACATATATACGTATCGATACATACTTTATCTGTGTAACACACACTATCTCACGGTCATAGGAACAATTGTAATGTAATTTTTTGAATACAATGCATTGTGagataaaaatttaatatccataataaatcTTACACGTGTAAGGATCACTTAATATTACTACAGTAAATGAATAATAATTTCTGTACCTAATAGCAATCTTTCTCGTTGCGCATATGTATCTTCGGATTATGCTTCGAAATTAAAATTTAGTTTCAGTTTTGAAACTTAACACGTTGTCGAGGGCAATGTGCTGGTCCATGCGGCAGACGCGTGAAAGGAAGACAGGGATCTGTGttacgtagcataaaatgcattaggcGCGTTAAGAGATATCAAGTGTGTCTAGCACGAAGCACGATACAAGAATCCCGTTTTCCTAGCGATAataaatttattgaattttatttattaaatttgaaATGTAATCATGCCGGAATTAATCTAAAAATCTAATAACTTTAAAAACAAGATTTCAGTtgcagtatatatatatatatttatttgtatatttgcttaaaatacataaaatcatATTTAAAAAACAACAGGTGTATCTGGAATAATACATATAAAACAcagaaatttcattttaaaaatggcaccaaaaactgttatattttgatcagtattattataataatttgaaGTTAAAATAGATACATGTTTCTATGTTCAgaataatacaattttattcACAATAAGGTAATTATAAGAAATGAAATAATCACATGCAATTCTGTAACTTCTATATAAGATGTATTGTTCATTTTTATATCAAATTTAAATAGTCAAAGTCCTgtcaaatattttgtatatgtaGTTTTAGAATGAATTACATACACACTATTTAAAAAAAGcggtatttatatatatacatatatatataatacttattaAAATTTAGGCATGTAGGAATATATAGAATGTCCTATCAATTCtaacaaaatgtataattataaatatacatgtttatgtatgattctaaatatgttatattaaatattagatTTAATTACAACTGAAGTCCAATGATTAAACATTTGAAACTTAACATATTTTggttgaatattttaataactTTAACTTTGTATATATTTAACACTATCTCTAAGTTCTTAATTGCAATAATCAAAGATTTGTCCAATATTAGACCATATTAATACTTCATTATTAATATATTGATATTAATCTATACATTTGATTTAATAAGATTTTAATATCAATTTGGTAGGAGTAATTAATATAATTCCTACAAGCCTATCACTCATTCTATCATTTAAACTTTGATATGATATTACTGtccaaaattttttaatattattgtcATTCTACTAAATTGTGTTCATGGACAAAGCTCATTAAAAATTTATTGGTATATAACCACCATTAAGAAGTGCACCGTTATTGAATGTTCTAAAAACTGAACAATCAAAATTTATACGTATAATGTGAACACATTCACGTATAATATTCTTCTAAAACattacattttattcttattaagTGTAATACTAATAAATTGAAAATAGTAATATTCATAATTGTGGAAAGATTAATTCATTTATATAGCACCATATAACACAATAGATATGATCATTCCTGATTTTAGTACATACAGAATATTTTGCAATAAGTGGAACAACCAAAACAGAGATGATAATTATGAATTTTACACATATCAGGTGCACAAATTCATTTCAtacttttaattcatttttgtaAGTAAAATCATGTTGTCTGTTATTTTTCCGATTGCAAAATTCTGTGTACTCAAAGTTAAATTATTCTATGTACACGATACataattgaaaaaattaatataaagataacaaacAAAACATTAATTTAAGTTAATTAAAAACAAGTTAATTAAGACAAAacttttatataaaataaaatcaagaaCGCAACAAAACTAGCccttatttatattaaaatcaGTAATACAATTAACAAAACAATAATGTTCATGTTATAGTCAataaatttctaaataattGTAACAAATATTTTTACAGTTTCATACATACTATGATAGAAGTGTAAACCATTACTTCCTATGAAAAGCAATCAAGATTCGACTACATACAACAAACATTGACATTGTTTCGTTTGTTTGCATAATAATCTTGGTCAATTTAGTTAAACAAGTTTCTATTATCTTATCTTAAGTAAACTTTCAGGATAAAGGACGAGTTTCACTTTCCACGCTGAAGACAAATATTATTATAACTATATGAAATAAAACACTAATAATTAAATATAGATTGTAATTGATTttacataaaataagataatttAATCATATTAAATACGTTTTACTTTTACTAAGTCTGCATTAAATCAATTTACTAAGTCTATATAAGAATTTTGCAATGTAGACTGATAGTTTTAAATACAACGTTAACCACTTGCATTGAACTTACTTCTCCCTCATGTGTATTTTATAGTTGTATCAacataatttacaaaataattaatgtcctataatataa
The sequence above is a segment of the Calliopsis andreniformis isolate RMS-2024a chromosome 3, iyCalAndr_principal, whole genome shotgun sequence genome. Coding sequences within it:
- the LOC143189022 gene encoding regulator of microtubule dynamics protein 1, with translation MNHLQHSNLIAAAIGVTVGVISAAGIFIYHKILENQQHSTAITNLNAANKKIAELQAELEALRVQQNQQKKKRKFVRKVTSNDSTYSVTDNDTDVDAFSTADTDIGDDEFYDCSDSESILGDNDRISEELNQLDSLLKENDKGISEEFNVEIYYKLQSMARSQPDNVDVIWRFAKACYDYAETIDDPDLKRTIILEGIEYCERILNIEDPDLYKWYAILIGINGDYLPTAEQIQNGVRFKSYVEKALEMRPHDSQLHYLLGRFKYETASLNWIKRKVAATLFAEVPKSTHEEALACFETAAKLGNNSLYTQLYTSKCHIALNQYSRAIDLLKAILEQPVVDEKLNAEASKLLNKYSGYCS